Below is a genomic region from Argiope bruennichi chromosome 11, qqArgBrue1.1, whole genome shotgun sequence.
CTTTAGTGAATCCacacgtctttaaaaaaaaatgagaactgaaatcagagtcgttcggcattgaagtcttatgtgcactacagagtaattttcataatttataatacttcaaagaattcttcaacaaaaatttcacaaattcagtgaaaaattcagtttttaattttatttttaaaaggatataaatgcagtcaataataatgttttaggtttataaatatatttcaaaaaattatgaaatttaaattttaggcaGTCTTTTGGccttaaggaatcatattcttctaaattttcttgactctccaaatttcaaataaataaataaacttttctatcTTCTGCATTCAAATCTAGCTGATTCCTTAAATtcttaatctatatctatatcttaatatacttataaataaagctcaatgtgtgtgtgtgtgtgttggcgctctacaggccaggtcatttgacatgcagctaccaaatttggtacatgtataccttagaggtcgggaatgtgcacctggggtcccttttttgaaattttaattagaattttaattattaattaaaaactaactttcccgccaaaaaaatcttccattttccccaccgccaactttctcgccaaaaaaatcttccattttccccaccgccaaatgagtaaagcttcagggttgttgtttttttctcccaacagtaatgaagctagggttaacatttttcggccgattatttcaaacgattctgtttattttcttaatgttttatgcatttaaaattaaacattgttaatgaatccatgtttcagttTCTTTCTGAAGtcctttagaattaaaataagacaaaatgaaggaaattaaaaatgtctaatctgcatagcgttaccccaactggcgtagaaaaattcaagcatttgcattaccgtaactagggaagaaaattcacgcatgcgcattgtgttctgattgttgacatgacaaccataatcaacggatgatttaaattatttttaggttaggtacatgcttttgtaattaaattgtatttatgttagttatatatatttttatatatgcttataattttaagtacatcgttttttaaacctgtttccaaccgattattttaaaggattcattttattttcttagtgtttgatgcatttaaaatgaaacattgttaatgaatcgatctgttcatgatgaatctgagaaaattttgttaacaaattcttgagatattatataaattaagaaagatattctttagtgcccataaagtttaaacgcccaGTGaatctgttatcagtaatcatattattaaaaaaaaaatgctttgtttcagtaaaaaatattattatattaattgcagattaatcatttacactttaatttaaagcataaattctacgagaggtaacagaaaatgagagagatacatattacgttatgacgaATATGTCACGAAGATTGGAAATAACAAGGCTGTTAGGTTGAACaagtaatcagatttattcaagCAAAGTAACTCTCAAGCGTACAGGACCGATAACTCGCCCACAACTGGTGACACTTGACTTTATATACACTCTCAGAATGTTCGAGAAACATCCAGATAGAgcatttaaagaaagatctagaatcaactagaaactagagaaataataaataacattttaaattaaaattccagtctttggataaaactgaCTTGGCTGGTATTCGAACCTGGGTCGTGAAGGTCTACAGTCTCGTGTCTTGCCAACCAAGCCACAGGAATTGATATCAGTAGTTCATTATGCGGCATTACTCCCCTTCAAATAAAGACAGCGCCCCGCTGTCAATCAGGTTAAGGGCTTTTACTCTGGAACGTGTCATGGGACCCttgtaaatttcttgattttcggCAGGTACGACATTTTCATTTTGACTGTCCTCAATTTCAATTTGCTTGTCGGGATCATGGTATGGTTTCATTCGCATTCGGGATTCAGGGTCAAAATCTTGCACCTCGTATGTTACGTCTGATAAACGGCGTAAAACCTGGTAAGGCCCAAAGTACCTCCTTAAGAGCTTCTCGGAGAGTCCAACTTTTCGGACTGGAGTATAAATCCATACGAGATCTCCAGGAGCATAAGATACCATTCGGTGTTTGGCGTTGTAACGTCGACGGTCTTTATCTTGGGCACCCAGGGTTCGCACTCGGGCTAACTGTCTTGATTCTTCAGCCCTAGCAACCATCTTAGCGACGTAATC
It encodes:
- the LOC129956721 gene encoding uncharacterized protein LOC129956721 — translated: MLSMYVDTEQKNWDEILPFVSFAYNTAKQETTGFTPFFLLHGRDAETTLDTMLPFSPNDVDDDYVAKMVARAEESRQLARVRTLGAQDKDRRRYNAKHRMVSYAPGDLVWIYTPVRKVGLSEKLLRRYFGPYQVLRRLSDVTYEVQDFDPESRMRMKPYHDPDKQIEIEDSQNENVVPAENQEIYKGPMTRSRVKALNLIDSGALSLFEGE